In Nitrosophilus labii, the following proteins share a genomic window:
- a CDS encoding TolC family protein: MRYFLLFAFTFVSLFAGVENLKLDEAIKLLKKNNNEIKIAKFEEEIAKFKTKIAKSYNYGTLDYTFNALRSNDAGNVFGFKLQSREATFRDFGFSDFLGGVGQALQMAGGNFGAFTTIMSNPTMQNMLLDTAPDDLNNPDARNHFQSKISYMVPLFTGYKLAQYEKISKAMEKMSSLDTKKIINEKIYQTKKTFYDITLVENYIRNLEKLKANIDKLEDIIKAFMSEGYAKDTDLLEVQAKKAEVLSYLNQAKLNRELAYQFLEFLIGEKVDSIAHTEELAKLPQGSPEELVEKTIDMKKVKMGLKITDMNVKLQKSGYYPTIGAFGEYGSADNVPFNDFFDKDAYTIGAQLKWNLFNGGETTAQVQKAKIEKMKMLEQYNLAKRGLALKIRQIITEVKSKDFDVKAKTKEFEFSKRVYEHYEEKYKEGLVKISDVLIKHSEEIQSLLELLKVKTQRNEKVFMLESLLDKGE, translated from the coding sequence ATGAGATATTTTCTTTTATTTGCTTTTACATTTGTTTCACTCTTTGCCGGTGTAGAAAATTTGAAGTTGGACGAGGCTATAAAGCTTTTAAAAAAGAACAATAATGAGATAAAAATAGCAAAGTTTGAAGAAGAGATTGCAAAATTTAAAACGAAAATTGCAAAAAGTTACAATTATGGAACTTTAGATTATACTTTTAACGCTTTGAGAAGTAACGATGCCGGTAATGTTTTTGGATTTAAGCTACAGTCTCGGGAAGCCACTTTTAGGGATTTTGGTTTTAGTGATTTTTTAGGAGGAGTGGGACAGGCATTGCAGATGGCCGGAGGTAATTTTGGAGCTTTTACAACAATCATGTCTAATCCCACAATGCAAAACATGCTTCTTGATACGGCGCCGGATGATCTAAATAACCCAGACGCTAGAAACCATTTCCAAAGTAAAATCTCATACATGGTTCCTCTCTTTACTGGTTATAAACTGGCCCAATATGAAAAGATCTCCAAAGCTATGGAGAAGATGAGCTCATTAGATACTAAAAAGATTATAAATGAAAAGATTTATCAAACAAAAAAGACTTTTTACGATATAACTTTGGTTGAAAACTATATCAGAAATCTTGAAAAACTAAAAGCCAATATAGATAAGCTTGAAGACATAATTAAAGCTTTTATGAGTGAAGGATATGCAAAAGATACAGATCTTTTAGAAGTTCAAGCTAAAAAAGCTGAAGTCCTTAGTTATCTTAATCAAGCTAAACTAAACAGGGAGCTTGCCTATCAATTTTTGGAGTTTTTGATAGGAGAAAAGGTTGATTCTATTGCCCATACTGAAGAGCTTGCAAAACTTCCTCAAGGTTCTCCTGAAGAGTTAGTAGAAAAAACGATAGATATGAAAAAGGTTAAAATGGGACTTAAGATAACCGATATGAACGTAAAACTTCAAAAAAGCGGATATTATCCTACTATCGGAGCTTTTGGTGAGTATGGAAGTGCCGATAACGTACCTTTTAATGACTTTTTCGATAAAGATGCCTACACTATAGGCGCACAACTTAAATGGAATCTTTTTAATGGCGGGGAAACTACCGCTCAGGTACAAAAAGCAAAGATAGAAAAGATGAAAATGTTAGAGCAGTATAATCTTGCAAAAAGAGGGTTAGCTCTTAAAATAAGACAAATTATTACCGAAGTAAAAAGCAAAGATTTTGATGTTAAAGCCAAAACAAAAGAGTTTGAATTTTCTAAAAGAGTATATGAGCATTATGAAGAAAAATATAAAGAGGGACTTGTAAAAATCAGCGACGTATTGATAAAACATTCAGAAGAGATTCAGTCTTTGCTTGAACTTTTAAAAGTAAAAACCCAAAGAAACGAAAAAGTATTTATGTTAGAGAGTTTATTGGATAAAGGAGAGTAG
- the aroA gene encoding 3-phosphoshikimate 1-carboxyvinyltransferase, with translation MSYIKVKKADSFELKIDSIAPDKSISHRCAMFSLLSDKPSHIKNFLLAEDTLNTLNIVSKLGADINKEGSVITITPKEYKEPDDILDCGNSGTGMRLFCGLLAGMDGFFVLTGDKYLRRRPMKRVTEPLKKIGAKIDGREDGNLAPIAIRGSKLKSFEYESKIASAQVKSALILAALKGDGISLFKEPELSRDHTERMLKGMGAELKTKITKNGYEVIIHSLKRPLEPLNIRVPADPSSGFFFAVAAAIVPGSRVVLKDITLNPTRVEAYKILKRMGAKVEFIEKESVYEPIGDIVVQSCKLRGVEVSENISWLIDELPALSIAMAVAEGKSVVKNAKELRVKESDRIKSVVENLRKCGIEVKEFEDGYEIEGGEFKEAVIDSFGDHRIAMSFLIAGLLCGMRVEDVECIATSFPNFVDILKEIAEVEVGD, from the coding sequence ATGAGTTATATAAAAGTAAAAAAAGCGGACTCTTTTGAACTAAAAATAGATTCTATCGCCCCTGATAAGTCTATATCTCACAGATGTGCAATGTTTTCGCTTTTAAGTGATAAACCCTCGCATATAAAAAATTTTTTGTTGGCTGAAGATACACTTAACACACTTAATATCGTTTCAAAACTTGGTGCTGATATAAACAAAGAAGGCTCTGTTATAACCATAACTCCAAAAGAGTATAAAGAACCAGATGATATTTTGGATTGTGGAAATTCAGGGACGGGTATGAGGCTGTTTTGCGGTCTTTTAGCCGGAATGGACGGTTTTTTTGTTTTAACTGGTGACAAATATCTAAGGCGCCGTCCTATGAAAAGAGTAACAGAACCTTTAAAAAAGATTGGTGCCAAAATAGATGGTAGAGAAGATGGAAATCTGGCACCTATAGCAATAAGAGGCTCTAAACTCAAAAGTTTTGAGTATGAAAGTAAAATCGCTTCGGCTCAAGTCAAAAGCGCACTTATACTGGCTGCTTTAAAGGGAGATGGGATCTCTTTATTTAAAGAGCCTGAATTAAGTAGAGATCATACAGAGAGAATGCTAAAAGGTATGGGAGCCGAACTAAAGACAAAAATAACTAAAAATGGTTATGAAGTTATAATACATTCTTTAAAGAGGCCATTAGAGCCTTTAAATATAAGAGTTCCGGCAGATCCTTCCAGCGGATTTTTCTTTGCTGTTGCCGCTGCTATAGTTCCTGGAAGCAGAGTGGTTTTAAAAGATATCACTTTAAATCCCACAAGAGTTGAAGCTTATAAGATTTTAAAAAGAATGGGCGCTAAGGTTGAGTTTATAGAAAAAGAGAGCGTTTACGAACCTATAGGCGATATAGTTGTTCAATCTTGTAAGTTAAGAGGTGTGGAAGTTAGCGAAAATATCTCTTGGCTTATTGACGAACTTCCCGCACTATCCATTGCTATGGCTGTAGCGGAAGGGAAAAGTGTTGTAAAAAACGCAAAGGAACTTAGAGTAAAAGAGAGTGATCGTATAAAAAGCGTAGTTGAAAATCTTAGAAAATGTGGCATTGAGGTAAAAGAGTTTGAAGATGGCTATGAGATAGAGGGAGGAGAGTTTAAAGAGGCTGTCATTGATAGTTTTGGTGATCATAGAATCGCTATGAGTTTTTTGATAGCCGGACTTCTTTGCGGTATGAGAGTGGAAGATGTGGAGTGTATAGCTACATCTTTTCCAAATTTTGTGGATATTTTAAAAGAGATAGCAGAGGTTGAAGTTGGAGATTAG
- the serA gene encoding phosphoglycerate dehydrogenase: MSKKKIVVCDHIHQKGFELLNKEQDIEVINAADVPKGEPLYEVIKDADVVITRSPTPVDEPFLEAAKNLKAIVRAGVGVDNVDIEGCSRRGIIVMNVPTANTIAAVELTMAHMLSCVRAFPYAHNQLKLERIWKRENWLGTELKGKKLGIIGFGNIGSRVGIRAKAFEMEVIAYDPYIPPEKATDLGIKYTKNFDDILKCDIITIHTPKNKETINMIDREEIAKMKDGVVLINCARGGLYNEDALYEGLKSGKIRFAGIDVFTKEPAVDNKLLELDNVTVTPHLGANTIESQEKIAIQAAEQALEAVRGSSYPNALNLPIKEDEIPPFVRPYLELAQKIGFLAAQVNKGVFKSIKVVAEGEIGEYIKSLTTFVVVGALKESLGESVNYVNAEFVAKERSIEIKSVVNPNMSGYKNKISVKLTTDKDVIEIGGTIFEETVQRIVEINNFALDVEPKGKMILFKNTDVPGVIGQVGMILAKHNINIADFRLGRDNHGLALAVIIVDDEVTKETLRELEDLEACISVSYAIL, translated from the coding sequence ATGAGTAAAAAAAAGATTGTAGTTTGTGATCATATTCATCAAAAAGGTTTTGAACTTTTAAATAAAGAGCAAGATATAGAAGTTATAAATGCTGCAGATGTGCCTAAAGGTGAACCTCTTTATGAAGTTATAAAAGATGCTGATGTAGTTATAACAAGAAGTCCTACACCTGTAGATGAGCCTTTTTTAGAAGCTGCAAAAAATCTAAAAGCGATTGTTAGAGCAGGTGTTGGCGTTGACAACGTGGATATAGAAGGTTGCAGCAGAAGAGGGATCATAGTTATGAATGTTCCCACCGCTAATACGATTGCGGCTGTAGAACTAACGATGGCTCATATGCTTAGTTGTGTAAGAGCTTTTCCTTATGCGCATAATCAGCTAAAATTAGAGAGAATTTGGAAAAGAGAAAACTGGCTGGGGACTGAGTTAAAAGGTAAGAAACTAGGAATCATAGGTTTTGGAAATATTGGAAGCCGCGTAGGAATAAGAGCAAAAGCTTTTGAGATGGAAGTTATAGCTTATGACCCGTATATTCCGCCTGAAAAAGCGACAGATCTTGGTATAAAATATACTAAAAATTTTGATGATATCTTAAAATGCGATATCATAACGATACACACCCCTAAAAACAAAGAGACTATCAATATGATAGACCGTGAAGAGATTGCAAAAATGAAAGACGGAGTGGTTCTTATCAACTGTGCAAGAGGCGGTCTATACAATGAAGATGCACTTTATGAAGGACTTAAAAGCGGTAAAATAAGGTTTGCCGGTATTGATGTTTTTACAAAAGAACCTGCAGTTGACAACAAACTTTTAGAGCTAGATAACGTAACCGTGACTCCTCATCTTGGAGCCAATACTATCGAGTCACAAGAAAAGATTGCCATTCAAGCGGCCGAACAGGCTTTGGAGGCTGTTAGAGGAAGCAGTTATCCAAACGCTTTAAATCTTCCTATAAAAGAGGATGAGATACCTCCTTTTGTAAGACCATATCTAGAACTTGCTCAAAAGATAGGTTTTTTAGCGGCTCAAGTAAATAAAGGCGTATTTAAATCTATTAAAGTTGTTGCCGAAGGTGAAATCGGTGAGTATATAAAATCTTTAACCACTTTCGTAGTAGTAGGCGCATTAAAAGAGTCTCTAGGTGAAAGCGTAAACTACGTTAATGCCGAATTTGTCGCTAAAGAGAGAAGTATAGAGATAAAGAGTGTAGTAAATCCAAATATGAGTGGATATAAAAATAAAATCAGTGTTAAACTTACAACAGATAAAGATGTAATAGAAATAGGCGGAACAATATTTGAAGAGACCGTTCAAAGAATAGTTGAGATAAACAATTTTGCGTTAGATGTTGAACCTAAAGGAAAGATGATTCTTTTTAAAAACACCGATGTTCCTGGAGTTATCGGACAAGTTGGTATGATTTTAGCCAAACATAATATCAATATAGCCGATTTTAGACTAGGACGAGATAATCACGGTCTAGCATTGGCGGTTATTATAGTTGATGATGAGGTTACTAAAGAGACGTTGCGTGAACTTGAAGATTTAGAGGCTTGTATCTCCGTGTCTTATGCTATACTTTAA
- a CDS encoding 30S ribosomal protein S1 → MDREELIGSGESSEDFASMLEESFKKSESKLLDGHIVEIQDEERVLVDIGEKQEGILNINEIKDEEGNLLYKVGDTIKVIVSGFRNERPIISHKKAMAKAKTAEFIKEYKDNFEDIVIEGKITGKNRGGYTVENDGVQFFLPNSLSYLKKAETGRKIKAKIVKIDENSNSIVISRKKYIEDERKKRKEIIKELMKEDKIVEGIIKKITNYGMFVEVAPGVEGLVHYNEISYKGPVNPAKYYNEGEKVNVKAINYDEEKNRLSLSIKATQPDPWNEIKDELEVGDTINVTVSNIEPYGVFVDLGNDVEGFLHISEISWDKKVKHPKDYLNIGDEIDVEVIEIDAQNRKLRVSLKNLLPKPFEEFLKNYKEGDVVKGSITSLTDFGAFVKIGNVEGLLHNQDVSWEKSKAKDILSVGDEVEVKIVKIDKDNEKISLSRKAVMESPLQIYAKDKKVGDIVKGKLKDIKDFGVFVELERGVDALIRNEDLAPLKKDDLNAGDDIEGVISMIDVNRDKIRLSVRRLSKIKEKEALKEINKDDEKITLGEIIKDKLDNN, encoded by the coding sequence ATGGATAGAGAGGAATTAATAGGTAGTGGTGAATCAAGCGAAGATTTTGCTTCAATGCTTGAGGAGTCGTTTAAAAAGAGTGAGTCAAAACTTCTTGACGGACATATAGTGGAGATTCAAGATGAAGAGAGAGTATTGGTAGATATTGGTGAGAAACAAGAGGGTATTTTAAATATCAACGAAATAAAAGATGAAGAAGGAAATCTTCTGTATAAAGTTGGTGACACTATCAAAGTTATTGTTTCAGGCTTTAGAAACGAAAGACCTATCATATCTCATAAAAAAGCTATGGCTAAAGCCAAAACAGCAGAGTTTATAAAAGAGTATAAAGATAATTTTGAAGATATTGTTATAGAGGGAAAAATAACAGGTAAGAACAGAGGCGGTTATACGGTAGAGAATGATGGAGTCCAGTTTTTCTTACCAAATTCGCTCTCTTATCTTAAAAAAGCGGAAACCGGAAGAAAAATAAAAGCTAAAATTGTTAAAATAGACGAAAATAGCAACTCTATAGTTATCTCTAGAAAAAAATATATCGAAGATGAGAGAAAAAAGAGAAAAGAGATAATTAAAGAGTTAATGAAAGAAGACAAGATAGTTGAAGGAATTATCAAAAAAATTACTAATTATGGAATGTTTGTTGAAGTAGCCCCAGGTGTTGAAGGTTTAGTCCATTATAATGAGATTAGCTATAAGGGGCCAGTAAATCCGGCTAAATATTACAACGAAGGCGAAAAAGTTAATGTAAAAGCTATAAATTATGACGAAGAGAAAAACAGACTATCACTTTCTATCAAAGCTACGCAACCCGATCCTTGGAACGAGATAAAAGATGAGCTTGAAGTTGGAGACACTATAAATGTTACTGTAAGTAATATTGAGCCTTATGGAGTTTTTGTCGATCTTGGAAACGACGTAGAGGGATTTTTACATATATCAGAGATAAGCTGGGACAAAAAAGTAAAACATCCGAAGGACTATTTAAATATTGGTGATGAGATAGATGTGGAAGTTATAGAGATAGATGCTCAAAATAGGAAACTTAGAGTATCTTTGAAAAATCTTTTGCCAAAACCTTTTGAAGAGTTTTTGAAAAATTACAAAGAGGGTGATGTTGTTAAAGGGTCTATTACCTCTTTGACAGATTTTGGCGCATTTGTAAAAATCGGAAATGTAGAAGGTTTGCTTCATAATCAAGATGTTAGCTGGGAAAAATCAAAAGCTAAAGATATTTTAAGTGTCGGTGATGAAGTTGAAGTAAAAATCGTAAAAATAGATAAAGATAACGAAAAGATCTCTTTGAGCAGAAAAGCTGTTATGGAGTCACCTTTGCAAATTTACGCCAAAGATAAAAAAGTAGGTGATATTGTAAAAGGAAAATTAAAAGATATCAAAGATTTCGGAGTCTTTGTGGAACTAGAACGCGGTGTTGATGCACTTATAAGAAATGAGGATTTAGCACCTCTTAAAAAAGATGATCTAAATGCAGGCGACGATATAGAGGGAGTTATCTCTATGATAGATGTAAATAGGGACAAAATAAGGCTATCAGTTAGGAGACTTTCTAAAATAAAAGAGAAAGAGGCGTTAAAAGAGATTAACAAAGATGATGAAAAGATCACTTTAGGTGAAATAATAAAAGACAAACTCGATAATAACTAA
- a CDS encoding efflux RND transporter periplasmic adaptor subunit, translated as MKKIALFLMMISSLFAGELKLSGTVISDDTKMIASRFMGFVEKVYVNEGDYVKKGELLYTIDSKEIDLAKSQVELMIQQARLAVQMNENMLHNVRLNYERHKRLFEKGMVAKYELENMELMFKNTKDMVEIAKKQLAQAKAKLEEVNHQYEYLKLKAPNDAVVIQKNIKEGQIAIPGMPALVITSLDNLKVLVEISESNLNVVKIGKEAEVFIPSVKFRAKGKITSIIPASNPMTHKFKVKISFDKQGNSDIIPGMYSEITIR; from the coding sequence ATGAAAAAAATTGCACTGTTTTTGATGATGATTTCGTCCCTGTTTGCGGGTGAACTTAAGTTATCGGGTACGGTAATCAGCGATGATACAAAGATGATTGCTAGTAGGTTTATGGGATTTGTAGAAAAAGTTTATGTAAATGAGGGAGATTATGTCAAAAAAGGTGAGCTTTTATACACTATAGACAGTAAAGAGATTGATCTAGCTAAATCTCAAGTAGAATTGATGATTCAGCAAGCGAGGCTTGCGGTACAGATGAATGAAAATATGCTTCACAACGTGAGACTTAACTACGAAAGACACAAAAGACTTTTTGAAAAAGGTATGGTGGCAAAATATGAGCTTGAAAATATGGAGCTGATGTTTAAAAATACAAAAGATATGGTTGAGATAGCAAAAAAACAGCTTGCCCAAGCAAAAGCTAAACTTGAAGAGGTTAATCACCAGTATGAATATCTAAAACTAAAAGCCCCAAACGATGCAGTTGTTATCCAGAAAAACATAAAAGAGGGACAGATTGCGATTCCGGGAATGCCCGCTCTTGTGATTACCTCTTTGGATAATCTAAAAGTTTTAGTGGAGATAAGCGAGAGCAATCTTAATGTGGTAAAAATAGGAAAAGAGGCTGAAGTTTTTATCCCGTCGGTAAAATTTAGAGCAAAAGGAAAGATTACTTCCATAATTCCGGCTTCAAACCCTATGACACATAAATTTAAAGTAAAAATCTCTTTTGATAAGCAAGGAAATAGTGATATCATTCCTGGAATGTATTCAGAAATAACTATAAGATAA
- a CDS encoding 4-hydroxy-3-methylbut-2-enyl diphosphate reductase, translating into MEIRLAKSYGFCFGVKRAIKIAEQTQNSNTLGPLIHNKKEIERLKDEFNVGLIEDIDEAKEGDTVVIRTHGIPKDKLKKLKEKTDNIIDATCPFVTKPQQIVEQMSEEGYSIVIFGDINHPEIKGVMSYAKDPVVVLSVEELEGIRLKEKVATVAQTTRKFEEYQQIVNYLMHHYKEVRVFNTICNATFDNQDAAKELSKEADIMIVIGGKNSSNTKQLYKICKENCHDSYLIEDESELEKEWFEGKKLCGVTAGASTPDWIIQRVIGKIREFKV; encoded by the coding sequence TTGGAGATTAGATTAGCTAAAAGTTACGGATTTTGTTTTGGGGTAAAAAGAGCTATCAAAATAGCTGAACAGACGCAAAATAGCAATACTTTAGGTCCTCTTATCCATAATAAAAAAGAGATAGAGAGGCTCAAAGATGAGTTCAATGTAGGACTTATAGAGGATATTGACGAAGCTAAAGAGGGCGATACTGTCGTTATTAGAACACACGGTATTCCTAAAGATAAACTAAAAAAGCTTAAAGAAAAAACAGACAATATCATAGACGCAACTTGTCCTTTTGTTACTAAGCCCCAGCAAATAGTGGAGCAGATGAGTGAAGAAGGATATAGTATTGTGATTTTTGGAGATATAAACCATCCGGAAATCAAAGGAGTTATGAGTTACGCGAAAGACCCGGTTGTTGTACTTAGTGTAGAAGAATTAGAGGGAATAAGACTTAAAGAGAAAGTGGCAACTGTTGCTCAAACAACAAGAAAGTTTGAAGAGTATCAACAAATTGTTAATTATCTTATGCATCACTATAAAGAGGTAAGAGTTTTTAACACTATCTGCAATGCTACTTTTGATAATCAAGATGCTGCAAAAGAGCTCTCCAAAGAGGCGGATATAATGATAGTGATAGGCGGTAAAAACTCGTCTAATACTAAACAGTTATATAAAATATGCAAAGAAAATTGTCATGACAGCTATCTTATTGAGGATGAGAGTGAACTTGAAAAAGAGTGGTTTGAAGGTAAAAAACTTTGTGGAGTCACAGCGGGAGCTTCTACTCCCGATTGGATAATCCAGAGGGTTATTGGCAAAATAAGGGAATTTAAAGTATAA
- a CDS encoding efflux RND transporter permease subunit: MAEIKCKYTPKDIAGKLALSFLHNPLTALLAVFILAVGYLSLEIMPREEDPQIAISGGAIIVPMPGASPKEIENVIVKPLEEKIREISGVEYIYGMAMENVGIVNVQYYIGENREISNLKLYDKVMQNMDQLPKNAMQPLVKPFDIDIDIPILTFAFYKKDPNLSDAELFKIVKDIQYRFNRIKNVSKTELKGAHKRQFNILVDLNKLKGYHISMGQIMKAVQSVALQVPEVKNRTKDNKIVIFGVPNAIESIEDVKNIMVANYMGSPIYVKDIAKVEDGVDIQNFKSAKIWTKDIKKDIEQYTLTIAKLKGTNAVFVANDVLAELENLKPMLEEKGVGYVLTRDYGKRANDAVNELVRHLLITILIIAVMLIFFLGWKEAVIVTFTVPAILAITLFIAYITGQTINRITLFAFLLSLGLLVDAAIIVIENIHRHLHEHDAAYKDMDTIMVEATDEIGAPTNVATLAIILTMVPMAFVGGMMGEFMKPIPYNVPVALIASLVIAYIFTPYLARRMLKKPHFHHHKHHFQKENRLPEECSIEEGDKK, encoded by the coding sequence ATGGCTGAAATAAAATGTAAATATACCCCTAAAGATATTGCCGGGAAGCTTGCGTTATCTTTTTTGCACAATCCTTTAACCGCGCTTCTTGCCGTTTTTATATTGGCAGTAGGGTATTTATCGCTTGAGATAATGCCTAGAGAAGAGGACCCGCAAATTGCTATCAGTGGCGGCGCTATTATCGTACCTATGCCTGGAGCTTCGCCAAAAGAGATAGAAAATGTTATAGTAAAACCGCTTGAAGAAAAGATTAGAGAGATTTCTGGCGTTGAGTATATCTACGGAATGGCAATGGAAAATGTTGGGATTGTTAATGTTCAGTACTATATCGGCGAAAATAGAGAGATATCTAACCTAAAGCTTTATGATAAAGTTATGCAAAATATGGATCAATTACCAAAAAATGCGATGCAGCCACTGGTTAAGCCATTTGATATCGATATTGACATTCCTATATTAACTTTTGCTTTTTATAAAAAAGATCCAAACCTGAGCGATGCGGAACTTTTTAAGATAGTTAAGGATATTCAATATAGATTTAACCGCATTAAAAACGTATCAAAAACGGAACTTAAAGGTGCTCATAAAAGACAGTTTAATATTTTAGTAGATCTAAACAAACTAAAAGGCTACCATATCTCCATGGGTCAGATTATGAAAGCGGTTCAATCCGTTGCTTTACAGGTACCTGAAGTCAAAAATAGAACAAAAGACAATAAAATCGTTATCTTTGGCGTTCCTAACGCAATAGAGAGTATAGAGGATGTAAAAAATATAATGGTTGCAAACTATATGGGTTCGCCAATATATGTAAAAGATATTGCTAAAGTAGAAGATGGAGTCGATATTCAAAACTTTAAAAGTGCCAAAATATGGACAAAAGATATTAAAAAAGATATTGAGCAATATACTTTAACCATAGCTAAACTTAAGGGAACAAACGCAGTTTTCGTTGCAAATGATGTTTTAGCAGAGTTAGAAAACCTAAAGCCGATGTTGGAAGAAAAAGGTGTGGGTTATGTGTTAACAAGAGATTATGGAAAAAGAGCCAACGACGCTGTTAACGAACTGGTAAGACACTTGCTTATAACTATTTTGATAATTGCCGTTATGCTTATCTTTTTCCTTGGATGGAAAGAAGCCGTTATCGTTACTTTTACGGTTCCGGCTATATTGGCAATAACTTTGTTTATAGCATATATTACAGGTCAGACTATTAACAGGATTACACTCTTTGCTTTCTTACTCTCACTTGGTCTTTTAGTGGACGCGGCTATAATCGTTATAGAAAATATACACAGACATCTTCACGAACATGACGCTGCATACAAAGATATGGACACCATTATGGTTGAAGCTACAGATGAGATAGGAGCACCGACCAACGTTGCAACGCTAGCGATTATTTTAACTATGGTTCCGATGGCATTTGTTGGCGGTATGATGGGTGAATTTATGAAACCTATACCTTACAATGTTCCTGTAGCACTTATCGCCTCTTTGGTGATTGCATATATCTTTACGCCATATTTAGCAAGACGTATGCTTAAAAAACCGCATTTCCATCACCATAAACACCATTTCCAAAAAGAAAACAGACTTCCGGAAGAGTGTAGCATTGAGGAAGGAGATAAGAAGTGA